TCTGAAATACGGCTATGTGCTTCTCTTCTTCTCCTTCAAGAAATTTAAATACATCTTTCGCCTTAGCATCTTGGGCCTTCGCCGCCAAGGTATTATAGAAATCCCTGCCGTTACGCTCTATCTCGATGCCAAAACCTACTATTTCGCTGCCTGAAAATACATTAGCCATTGCGCAAGCTCCTGGTTAAATCTTCCCCCAATTTATATGCTTTTTCTAAAAGGTCCGGGTGTTTTAATATATCGGCCTTAGCGTCGATTCCCGTAAAATAAAGTTCTTTTTTATATTCTATATTTAAAGTCGCAAAAAGATTTTTGACTATAGCCTTTGCGTTCTCGAAAAAATCTTGCCTCTCAGACGCCGCTACGGCGATAAAAGCGCCTATTCTTTTTTCCCCAAAAGCGTCTTTCTTCAGTATATGCTTTGCTCTCCAGGCGCATTGAAAGCGGTCTATCATCATCTTTGCCTGGCCGCTGATACTGCCGAAAAATATAGGGGAAGCCAATATAACAACATCTGCCTCCTTGAATTTCCTATACACTACTCCCATGTCATCTTTGAAATTGCAGTTGCCGTTATTATCCGGCTCTTCACATTCCTGGCAATACTGTAATCGGAGGCCATTCAAAAATATCTTATCGGTGTCCGCGCCGTTATCTTTGGCGGCTTCCAGGATCTTGTCTATAATAATATCAGTATTCCCGCCTTTTCGCGGGCTGGCGTTTATGCCCAGCACTTTTGCGACACCGGAAGTCTTCATCATTTTCAGTCCGCCTTCGCT
The sequence above is drawn from the Candidatus Omnitrophota bacterium genome and encodes:
- a CDS encoding flavodoxin family protein, coding for MMKTSGVAKVLGINASPRKGGNTDIIIDKILEAAKDNGADTDKIFLNGLRLQYCQECEEPDNNGNCNFKDDMGVVYRKFKEADVVILASPIFFGSISGQAKMMIDRFQCAWRAKHILKKDAFGEKRIGAFIAVAASERQDFFENAKAIVKNLFATLNIEYKKELYFTGIDAKADILKHPDLLEKAYKLGEDLTRSLRNG